A DNA window from Bradyrhizobium barranii subsp. barranii contains the following coding sequences:
- a CDS encoding alkaline phosphatase family protein encodes MARAKNVLWIMCDQLRYDYLGCTGHPTLKTPNIDAMAKRGVLFSKAYVQSPICGPSRMSFYTGRYMRSHGSHWNGWPLRVGEPTLGDHLKKIGVRNVLVGKTHMAPDLEGMKALGIPPESMIGVHVAECGFEPYERDDGLHPTGRPRPKYDEYLRGQGFEATNPWEHWANSGAADDGSLQNGWLLVHADKAARVPDEHSETPYMTRRAMDFISEAETDGRPWCLHLSYIKPHWPYIAPEPYASMYSTDDMIPVIRSERERQNPHPVFGAYMDMRYSRNMARDEAREKVIPTYMGLITQIDDQMGVLMKFLEARGLLDTTMIVFTSDHGDYLGDHWMGEKDLFHEQSAKIPLIVIDPSSEADATRGTRSDALVEGIDLAPTFVDYFGGKVPGHILEGRSLLPLLRGERPSDWRKVAFSEYDYAMQDVRLKLNQPIERCRLFMVFDGRWKYIHASGFRPMLYDLETDPKEFLDRGDDPECAGIIARLQAELFDWALHPNDHITTPREKIANYADNQLQVKGGILIGVWDEAELASIKDGIAQRAKM; translated from the coding sequence ATGGCGCGCGCGAAGAACGTTCTCTGGATCATGTGCGACCAGCTTCGCTACGACTATCTCGGCTGCACCGGCCATCCCACACTGAAGACGCCCAACATCGACGCCATGGCCAAGCGCGGCGTGCTGTTCAGCAAGGCGTATGTGCAGTCGCCGATCTGCGGCCCGTCGCGGATGTCGTTCTACACCGGACGCTACATGCGCTCGCACGGCTCGCACTGGAACGGCTGGCCGCTGCGCGTCGGCGAGCCCACGCTCGGCGACCACCTCAAAAAGATCGGCGTGCGCAACGTGCTGGTCGGCAAGACCCACATGGCGCCCGATCTCGAGGGCATGAAGGCGCTCGGCATCCCGCCGGAATCGATGATCGGCGTGCACGTCGCCGAATGCGGGTTCGAGCCTTATGAGCGTGACGACGGCCTGCATCCGACCGGACGGCCGCGCCCGAAATACGATGAGTACCTGCGCGGCCAGGGATTCGAGGCGACCAATCCCTGGGAGCATTGGGCGAATTCAGGCGCAGCGGACGACGGCTCGTTGCAGAACGGCTGGCTGCTGGTGCATGCCGACAAGGCCGCGCGCGTGCCGGACGAACACTCTGAGACGCCCTACATGACGCGGCGCGCGATGGACTTCATCAGCGAGGCCGAGACCGACGGCAGGCCGTGGTGCCTGCATCTGTCCTACATCAAGCCGCACTGGCCCTATATCGCGCCCGAGCCCTATGCGAGCATGTATTCGACCGATGACATGATCCCGGTGATCCGCTCCGAGCGCGAACGCCAGAATCCGCATCCGGTGTTCGGCGCCTATATGGACATGCGCTACTCCCGCAACATGGCGCGCGACGAGGCCCGCGAGAAGGTGATCCCGACCTATATGGGCCTGATCACCCAGATCGACGACCAGATGGGCGTGCTGATGAAGTTTTTGGAGGCGCGCGGCCTGCTGGACACCACCATGATCGTGTTCACCTCCGATCATGGCGACTATCTCGGCGATCACTGGATGGGCGAGAAGGATCTGTTCCACGAACAGTCGGCGAAAATTCCGCTGATCGTCATCGATCCCTCCAGCGAAGCCGACGCCACGCGTGGCACGCGCAGCGACGCGCTGGTGGAAGGCATCGATCTCGCGCCGACCTTCGTCGATTATTTCGGCGGCAAGGTGCCGGGCCACATCCTCGAAGGACGCTCGCTGCTGCCGCTGCTGCGCGGCGAGAGGCCGTCCGACTGGCGCAAGGTCGCATTCTCTGAATACGACTACGCCATGCAGGATGTGCGGCTGAAGCTGAACCAGCCGATCGAACGCTGCCGCCTATTCATGGTGTTCGACGGCCGCTGGAAATACATCCACGCCTCCGGCTTCCGTCCGATGCTGTACGATCTCGAAACCGATCCGAAAGAGTTTCTGGATCGCGGCGACGATCCGGAGTGTGCCGGCATCATCGCGCGCCTTCAGGCCGAGCTGTTCGACTGGGCCCTACATCCCAACGACCACATCACCACGCCGCGCGAGAAGATTGCGAACTATGCCGACAACCAGCTCCAGGTGAAGGGCGGCATTTTGATCGGCGTCTGGGACGAAGCCGAGCTCGCGTCGATCAAGGACGGCATCGCGCAGCGCGCGAAGATGTAA